One Roseimaritima multifibrata DNA window includes the following coding sequences:
- a CDS encoding S41 family peptidase: MPLRNYHILMTVILVSLLCHMAVRRTHSAMILGDAIDKIERFYVDPVEERDLVEAAMSGLTKTLDEHSQFIPPKHFQQFEDFLAQEFYGVGILVEQPEENQPIRVITPLVASPALAAGILPGDRIIKVDGTDVSKMNLEDVSKRLRGPSGTEVSVEVLRDDAPQTIVITRAQIPLDSVVGDYRDENSQWVYRMRDNPRIAMIRCTSFGEKTVAEMKQVLRDLDNDMDGLILDLRGNAGGLLNAAVDICDMFIESGEIVSTRGRDRSQKASSAVATPGTLLDPDIPMVILIDGDSASASEIVSACLQDYNRAKIIGTRSYGKGTVQNVMMMEYGRSAFKLTTARYYRPSGVEIHRRPEATPEDVWGVTPDEGFVIPLSRPQRRAIANRWRRATYPVWKDREVTSLADVDPMVDVIDPLESPLDLPGTTELTDDGDPKPSSDNPQDNTEQTDDEKEPVDEEVIVEETESDGEIDPDLSPDDPRLDPQLWQAVKYLQEQSPDA; encoded by the coding sequence ATGCCTCTGCGAAACTACCACATCCTGATGACCGTTATCCTGGTTTCCTTGTTGTGCCACATGGCGGTTCGCCGTACGCACAGTGCAATGATTCTGGGGGACGCAATCGACAAGATCGAACGTTTTTACGTCGATCCTGTGGAAGAACGTGACCTCGTCGAAGCCGCCATGAGTGGGCTGACCAAGACGCTGGATGAGCACAGTCAGTTCATCCCGCCAAAACATTTTCAACAATTTGAAGACTTTTTGGCTCAGGAATTCTACGGTGTCGGCATCCTGGTCGAACAGCCTGAAGAGAATCAACCGATCCGGGTTATCACCCCTCTGGTTGCGTCCCCTGCCCTTGCAGCGGGAATTCTACCGGGGGATCGGATCATCAAGGTCGACGGCACCGACGTTTCCAAAATGAATCTTGAAGACGTTAGTAAACGCCTGCGTGGTCCCAGTGGGACGGAGGTGTCGGTGGAAGTGCTCCGCGACGATGCCCCTCAGACGATTGTTATTACGCGTGCCCAAATCCCCCTGGACTCGGTCGTCGGCGATTATCGCGATGAGAACAGCCAATGGGTCTATCGGATGCGTGATAATCCTCGGATCGCGATGATCCGCTGTACCAGTTTTGGTGAGAAAACGGTTGCGGAAATGAAACAGGTTCTGCGAGACCTCGACAATGACATGGATGGTCTGATTCTGGATCTGCGTGGGAATGCCGGTGGACTGCTGAATGCGGCCGTCGATATTTGCGACATGTTTATCGAATCGGGCGAAATCGTTTCGACGCGAGGCCGCGATCGGTCTCAAAAGGCTTCCTCTGCGGTGGCGACCCCCGGAACGCTGCTTGATCCAGATATTCCGATGGTGATTCTGATCGATGGGGATTCGGCAAGCGCAAGCGAAATCGTTTCGGCTTGCCTCCAGGATTACAACCGAGCAAAAATCATCGGGACCCGGTCCTACGGCAAAGGGACGGTTCAAAATGTGATGATGATGGAATACGGGCGAAGTGCGTTTAAGTTGACGACCGCCCGCTACTATCGCCCCAGCGGAGTCGAAATTCATCGACGGCCCGAGGCGACGCCTGAAGATGTTTGGGGAGTGACGCCCGATGAAGGATTTGTGATTCCCCTTTCACGCCCGCAGCGACGGGCGATCGCCAACCGTTGGCGCCGGGCGACCTATCCCGTCTGGAAAGACCGTGAAGTGACCTCGCTGGCGGATGTCGATCCGATGGTCGATGTGATCGATCCGTTGGAATCACCGCTCGATCTTCCCGGCACAACCGAGCTGACCGATGATGGTGACCCTAAACCGTCGAGCGATAACCCTCAAGACAACACCGAACAGACGGATGACGAAAAAGAACCCGTGGACGAAGAAGTGATCGTCGAAGAGACCGAGTCTGACGGTGAAATCGACCCTGATTTGTCGCCCGATGATCCGCGTCTTGATCCGCAACTATGGCAAGCTGTGAAATACCTGCAGGAACAATCCCCCGATGCTTGA
- the panC gene encoding pantoate--beta-alanine ligase, producing the protein MQTFHDKESARQWVWAQRMAGQTVGVVPTMGALHDGHVALAERSVTACDRTIATIFVNPTQFAPNEDLARYPRTLQQDLERLNAAEVDAVFVPAVDEMYLPGFASYVLPPAIAEPWEGAQRPDHYRGVTTIVAKLFHILPASHAFFGHKDYQQARVIQQMVAELDFAIEIEICPTVREPDGLALSSRNRYLTSEEREQSLGLYRALQAAQAAVAEGEDRIAEIESAMRDVLKNHQIDRIDYAIVVDSHDLQPAKRLAELSEGPIALIAAHVGTTRLIDNLKLVVK; encoded by the coding sequence TTGCAAACGTTTCACGACAAAGAGAGTGCTCGCCAGTGGGTGTGGGCACAGCGGATGGCCGGTCAGACCGTTGGAGTGGTGCCGACGATGGGAGCACTGCATGACGGGCATGTCGCGTTGGCGGAACGTTCCGTGACTGCTTGCGATCGGACGATTGCAACGATCTTTGTGAATCCGACTCAGTTTGCTCCCAACGAAGATTTGGCGCGTTACCCGCGGACGTTGCAGCAAGACTTAGAACGGCTAAATGCGGCGGAAGTCGATGCGGTGTTTGTGCCGGCTGTTGACGAAATGTACTTGCCGGGCTTTGCCTCGTACGTGTTGCCGCCCGCGATCGCCGAACCATGGGAAGGGGCACAACGTCCCGATCATTACCGTGGTGTCACCACGATCGTTGCCAAACTGTTTCATATCCTTCCTGCCAGTCATGCTTTCTTTGGGCATAAGGATTATCAGCAAGCACGAGTCATCCAGCAGATGGTTGCCGAGTTGGATTTCGCGATCGAAATCGAGATTTGTCCCACCGTCCGCGAGCCGGATGGATTGGCGCTTAGTTCGCGTAACCGTTACCTAACCAGTGAAGAACGAGAGCAATCGCTTGGTTTGTACCGCGCGCTGCAGGCCGCTCAGGCTGCCGTTGCTGAAGGCGAAGATCGCATCGCTGAAATTGAATCCGCGATGCGTGACGTGCTGAAGAACCATCAGATCGATCGAATCGATTATGCGATCGTGGTCGATTCACATGACCTTCAACCGGCCAAACGACTGGCGGAATTGTCCGAGGGACCAATCGCTTTAATCGCTGCCCACGTGGGGACGACTCGGTTGATCGACAATCTGAAATTGGTGGTGAAGTAG
- a CDS encoding metal ABC transporter permease has protein sequence MFQPTSLLPILVWTVSDTWVVITAAIVAAACALPGCYLFLRKQSMLADALTHAILPGVIMAFLISGWLQTAGWLDPSSNWGIPQLLMLTGAMLSGLLTAWLAEWIGDSSWVRADAALGAVFTTMFAVGLILLSRFANRADIDLDCVLYGNLEMVGYSDFIIPRETVFCGVMLLVNVIAITVMFKELMITTFDPQLAAALGYRPETLHFALLAVTTATLVTAFEVVGSILVIGMLILPAATAFFITRRLVPMLLVAVFAAVLAAVGGYLAAITLPQPITRAFGLPIVEDVKASGMIILVAAFGLTIALLFGPERGVLIDRLRRSKRLKQNPSNGSSSPA, from the coding sequence ATGTTCCAGCCAACATCGCTTTTACCAATCCTGGTTTGGACCGTCAGCGATACGTGGGTTGTGATCACAGCGGCAATCGTCGCCGCGGCATGTGCGCTGCCGGGTTGTTATCTGTTTTTGCGAAAACAGAGCATGCTGGCCGACGCATTGACCCATGCAATTCTGCCGGGCGTGATCATGGCCTTTCTGATTTCGGGCTGGTTGCAGACCGCGGGCTGGCTGGACCCGTCGTCGAACTGGGGAATCCCACAACTGCTGATGCTAACCGGAGCGATGCTCTCGGGTCTGCTGACGGCGTGGCTGGCCGAATGGATCGGAGACAGTTCTTGGGTCCGCGCCGATGCGGCCCTCGGTGCCGTCTTTACGACAATGTTCGCGGTGGGGCTGATCCTGCTAAGCCGATTCGCCAACCGCGCCGATATCGATCTGGACTGTGTGCTTTACGGCAACCTGGAAATGGTCGGGTATAGCGATTTCATCATTCCCCGAGAAACGGTTTTCTGTGGAGTCATGCTATTGGTCAATGTGATCGCGATCACGGTGATGTTCAAAGAATTGATGATCACGACGTTTGACCCACAGCTTGCGGCCGCCCTCGGCTACCGCCCCGAAACCCTCCACTTCGCACTTTTAGCCGTCACCACGGCAACCCTGGTGACCGCGTTTGAAGTCGTCGGCAGCATCCTCGTGATCGGGATGTTAATCTTGCCCGCAGCAACGGCATTTTTCATCACACGCCGACTGGTGCCGATGTTATTGGTAGCCGTGTTCGCCGCGGTCTTGGCAGCTGTCGGAGGCTACCTGGCAGCAATCACGCTCCCTCAACCAATAACTCGAGCCTTCGGACTGCCGATTGTCGAGGACGTGAAAGCTTCCGGAATGATCATTTTGGTCGCGGCATTTGGGCTTACAATCGCTTTGCTATTCGGCCCCGAACGGGGAGTCCTAATCGATCGTCTCCGCCGGTCGAAACGGCTGAAACAAAATCCGAGTAACGGTTCCTCTTCCCCCGCGTGA
- a CDS encoding DJ-1/PfpI family protein, which produces MTAAPKRVLMIVGDFVEDYEAMVPLQILQCAGHQVDTVCPGKTAGDYVVTAIHDFEGHQTYSEKPGHRFAISADFAGLKPENYDALVLPGGRAPEYLRLNEQVLAIVRHFDTTRKPLAAICHGPQILVAADVLNGRECSSYPACSPEISKAGGTYVSPADTMDSAHVDGNLVTAPAWPAHPAWMRAFLQLLDNQN; this is translated from the coding sequence ATGACTGCAGCCCCCAAACGCGTCTTGATGATTGTTGGTGATTTTGTCGAGGACTACGAAGCCATGGTCCCTTTGCAAATCCTGCAATGTGCCGGACACCAGGTCGACACGGTCTGCCCCGGAAAAACGGCTGGTGACTATGTCGTAACGGCAATTCATGATTTTGAAGGACATCAGACATACAGCGAAAAACCGGGACATCGATTTGCCATTTCGGCCGATTTCGCTGGTTTAAAACCAGAAAATTACGACGCCCTAGTGCTTCCCGGTGGGCGAGCTCCGGAATACCTTAGGCTGAATGAACAGGTTTTGGCGATTGTTCGCCACTTTGACACTACCAGAAAACCGCTTGCCGCCATTTGCCACGGGCCCCAGATCCTGGTCGCTGCCGACGTCCTGAACGGAAGAGAATGCAGTAGCTATCCAGCCTGCAGCCCGGAAATTTCCAAAGCCGGAGGAACGTATGTGTCGCCAGCCGATACGATGGACTCTGCCCACGTGGACGGAAATTTAGTTACCGCCCCCGCTTGGCCGGCACATCCAGCTTGGATGCGAGCTTTTCTTCAATTGCTAGACAACCAAAACTAG
- a CDS encoding YjhG/YagF family D-xylonate dehydratase, giving the protein MLDSLFDPPEDVKTLKTRAVGPEGKLPLTDQMLRHWSSGDLFGLTQNAGMGWDPRRALGEQYLILSTQGGMRDHDGTPIALGYHTGHWEVGLLTQAAAEVISGRGGVPFAAYVSDPCDGRTQGTRGMFDSLPYRNDAAIVMRRLIRSLPQAKGVLGIATCDKGLPAMMLALCGVGKLPAVLMPGGVTLPPSVGEDAGKVQTIGARYSQGEMSLDEAALEGCRACGTPGGGCQFLGTAATAQVVAEALGLTVPHAALAPSGQPVWLDLARQSASVLQQLHKTKTAVRDIITDDSLFNAMLIHAAVGGSTNLLLHIPAIAAAAGLSRPTASDFAAVNSLVRRFVDVLPNGPVGHPTVRMYLAGGVPEVAWHLRAAGLLKTTAKTVTGLTWDEILDRWEGSPRRAHFRQVLRDQDGVDPDDVIMPLEKAAQRGLTSTVCFPTGNLCPEGAVIKATSIDPTVVDADGVYRKRGPARIFTSEREAIAAVKGQHETPVRPGDILVLMGRGPLGCGMEETYQITSALKYLTDGKQVALLTDARFSGVSTGACIGHVGPEALAGGPLGKVQEGDTIEIEIDTIGLVGKVNLVATSDGPLDPESAARILLEREPHPDLKIDPDMPDDTRLWAALQQVGGGTWGGCVYDVEKIIQTLEAGRKALEANGLDGSK; this is encoded by the coding sequence ATGCTTGATTCGCTTTTTGACCCGCCCGAAGATGTAAAAACCTTGAAGACAAGGGCCGTCGGACCCGAAGGGAAATTACCCTTAACCGACCAAATGCTCCGTCACTGGAGTAGCGGGGATCTGTTTGGATTGACGCAAAATGCCGGCATGGGTTGGGACCCACGGCGGGCGCTCGGTGAACAGTACCTGATTCTCAGTACTCAGGGTGGAATGAGAGACCATGACGGGACTCCCATCGCTCTCGGGTATCACACGGGGCACTGGGAAGTGGGCCTGCTGACGCAAGCGGCCGCCGAAGTGATCAGTGGACGTGGCGGCGTTCCCTTCGCGGCTTATGTGAGTGATCCTTGCGACGGTCGGACGCAAGGGACGCGAGGAATGTTCGATAGCCTGCCCTATCGAAACGATGCGGCGATTGTCATGCGGCGATTGATCCGGTCACTTCCTCAGGCCAAAGGGGTCTTGGGAATCGCCACCTGCGATAAAGGTCTGCCAGCGATGATGCTAGCGCTCTGCGGCGTCGGTAAATTGCCTGCGGTTCTGATGCCAGGCGGGGTCACTTTGCCGCCGTCGGTCGGAGAAGACGCTGGTAAAGTCCAAACGATTGGTGCCCGCTACAGCCAGGGTGAAATGTCTTTGGATGAAGCGGCTTTGGAGGGCTGCCGAGCCTGCGGAACCCCGGGCGGTGGATGCCAGTTTTTGGGGACCGCTGCGACGGCTCAGGTCGTGGCCGAAGCGTTGGGATTGACCGTTCCGCATGCCGCTTTGGCCCCCAGTGGGCAGCCGGTCTGGTTGGACCTTGCTAGGCAAAGTGCCAGCGTATTGCAACAGTTGCATAAGACCAAGACCGCGGTGCGCGACATCATCACGGACGATTCCCTGTTTAACGCGATGCTGATCCATGCAGCCGTTGGCGGGTCGACCAACCTGTTGCTGCACATCCCTGCGATCGCCGCGGCGGCCGGGTTGTCGCGTCCGACAGCCAGTGACTTCGCTGCGGTCAATTCGCTGGTTCGTCGCTTTGTCGACGTGTTGCCCAACGGTCCGGTCGGGCATCCGACGGTGCGAATGTATTTGGCCGGAGGCGTTCCCGAGGTCGCTTGGCATCTGCGGGCCGCAGGGTTGCTGAAAACCACAGCCAAAACAGTAACCGGCCTGACCTGGGATGAAATATTGGATCGCTGGGAAGGGAGTCCGCGACGGGCTCATTTCCGGCAAGTCCTCCGCGATCAAGATGGCGTCGATCCCGATGATGTGATCATGCCGCTGGAAAAAGCAGCCCAACGCGGACTCACAAGTACCGTCTGCTTCCCGACCGGTAATCTTTGTCCCGAAGGGGCTGTTATCAAAGCGACCTCGATCGACCCAACGGTGGTCGATGCGGATGGCGTCTACCGCAAGCGGGGACCTGCACGGATTTTTACCAGCGAGCGCGAAGCGATCGCTGCGGTGAAAGGGCAACACGAAACGCCCGTCCGTCCTGGCGACATATTGGTTCTGATGGGACGTGGCCCGCTGGGCTGTGGGATGGAGGAAACCTATCAGATCACTTCCGCACTCAAATACTTGACCGATGGCAAACAGGTCGCCCTTTTGACCGATGCTCGTTTCTCGGGCGTCAGTACCGGTGCCTGCATCGGGCACGTTGGTCCCGAAGCGCTTGCCGGGGGCCCGCTCGGAAAAGTCCAAGAAGGGGACACGATCGAAATCGAAATCGATACGATCGGCTTGGTCGGCAAGGTAAACCTTGTGGCCACAAGCGACGGTCCGCTTGATCCCGAATCCGCTGCGAGGATTTTGCTGGAGCGAGAACCGCATCCCGATTTGAAAATCGATCCTGATATGCCGGATGACACTCGATTATGGGCGGCTTTGCAACAGGTTGGCGGCGGAACCTGGGGCGGCTGCGTCTACGATGTGGAAAAAATCATTCAGACTCTGGAAGCGGGTAGGAAAGCTCTCGAAGCCAACGGATTGGATGGCAGCAAGTGA